From Aurantimicrobium sp. INA4, one genomic window encodes:
- a CDS encoding APC family permease — translation MMSTAQTAEDTSLKKGRLGVIGIVFFVVAASAPLVGMTGAVPVAMLAGNGAAAPGAYLAVGIVLLLFSVGYTAMAHKVTNTGAFFAYVGRGLGVKAGVASAFISIVGYITIQLAIYGFFGAILSGQMAAIGIDLPWYVWSIFAWVLVTALSLLSVDVGAKVLGTLMILELLSLIITGVAILANGGPEGWNLAASFSPDQIFAGGFAGGAGIAIAFAFASFIGFEATAIYGEESINPKRTVRRATYWAVGIITAVFAIVSFAMVTGMGANAIYDEVIARSSIEGVPLADPAAVLFSLADQYVGGWMVTVMSWLVVSSLFAGLLAFQNATGRYFFAMGRGGVLPQRFGTTNKAGAPQAGVILTSIIALVVIVLFAIGNLDPVLNLFFWMSAITAIAIILVEILVSIAVIAYFAKNEGANLWQGKIAPALALIFLVVGEYLLMSRFNLLAGTAAEGVDPSLPESAWALSPFGWFLVLTPFIAGIIGFIVAAIQGKEKAALTEDILS, via the coding sequence ATGATGTCAACCGCGCAAACGGCTGAAGACACCTCTCTTAAAAAAGGACGCCTTGGCGTCATAGGAATTGTCTTCTTCGTCGTCGCAGCTTCCGCGCCCCTTGTGGGCATGACAGGTGCTGTACCTGTCGCCATGCTCGCCGGTAACGGCGCAGCCGCCCCAGGAGCGTACCTCGCAGTAGGTATCGTTCTTTTATTGTTCAGCGTTGGTTACACCGCCATGGCGCACAAAGTCACCAACACTGGTGCCTTCTTCGCTTACGTCGGTCGTGGTTTGGGCGTCAAGGCTGGTGTTGCTTCGGCATTCATCTCCATCGTGGGATACATCACCATCCAGCTAGCTATCTATGGCTTCTTTGGTGCGATTCTCTCTGGCCAGATGGCAGCAATTGGTATCGACCTACCTTGGTACGTCTGGAGCATCTTTGCCTGGGTACTTGTCACGGCTCTGTCCCTGTTGAGCGTTGATGTGGGTGCCAAGGTTCTGGGAACACTCATGATCCTCGAACTCCTCTCTCTTATCATCACCGGAGTTGCCATTTTGGCTAATGGTGGCCCTGAAGGCTGGAACCTTGCAGCATCGTTCTCACCTGATCAGATTTTCGCTGGTGGATTCGCTGGCGGTGCTGGTATCGCAATCGCGTTCGCTTTTGCGTCCTTCATTGGTTTCGAAGCCACAGCCATCTACGGTGAAGAATCAATCAACCCCAAGAGAACAGTGCGTCGGGCAACCTACTGGGCAGTCGGAATCATCACCGCTGTGTTTGCAATCGTCTCCTTTGCCATGGTGACCGGTATGGGTGCCAACGCAATCTACGACGAGGTCATCGCTCGTTCCTCTATTGAGGGAGTGCCACTTGCAGATCCTGCTGCCGTGCTGTTCTCACTCGCAGACCAATACGTAGGTGGCTGGATGGTTACAGTTATGAGCTGGTTGGTTGTTTCCAGCCTCTTCGCTGGACTGCTTGCATTCCAGAACGCAACCGGTCGTTACTTCTTCGCAATGGGACGCGGTGGTGTTCTGCCACAACGCTTTGGAACTACCAACAAAGCTGGTGCTCCACAAGCTGGCGTTATCCTCACCTCAATCATTGCGCTCGTCGTAATCGTTCTCTTCGCAATCGGAAACCTTGACCCTGTACTCAACCTTTTCTTCTGGATGAGCGCAATTACTGCAATTGCAATCATTCTGGTTGAAATCCTTGTGAGCATCGCGGTCATCGCTTACTTTGCTAAGAACGAAGGCGCTAACCTCTGGCAGGGCAAGATTGCTCCTGCGCTCGCGCTGATTTTCCTTGTGGTGGGTGAATACCTCTTGATGAGCCGCTTCAACCTACTTGCAGGAACAGCAGCTGAAGGGGTTGACCCATCACTTCCAGAAAGCGCGTGGGCACTGAGCCCATTCGGCTGGTTCCTCGTTCTGACACCTTTCATTGCTGGAATCATCGGCTTCATCGTCGCTGCAATTCAGGGCAAGGAAAAGGCTGCGCTGACCGAGGACATTCTGTCCTAA
- a CDS encoding GNAT family N-acetyltransferase — MGTYTLEELNASNIVAANSLTLKRGQEQFLAPPSYSISESYVNPTTAWPRVIKDGDTVVGFVRGNFDPDNVQPELRSCLWRIHVAADYQGKGVGKFAVAALVDEAKARGAKSLTVLWERGVDSPEEFFHRVGFSDVGTTQYGETIGEIKF; from the coding sequence ATGGGGACATACACATTAGAAGAACTCAACGCCAGCAACATCGTTGCTGCCAACTCCTTGACGCTCAAGCGAGGTCAGGAACAGTTCCTCGCTCCCCCGTCGTATTCCATCTCTGAGTCGTATGTGAATCCCACAACAGCCTGGCCCCGCGTCATTAAAGACGGTGACACCGTCGTTGGTTTCGTGCGCGGAAACTTCGATCCGGACAACGTCCAACCAGAATTACGCAGTTGCTTGTGGCGCATCCACGTTGCTGCTGACTACCAGGGCAAGGGTGTGGGAAAGTTTGCTGTCGCCGCGCTGGTTGACGAAGCCAAAGCTCGCGGAGCCAAGAGCCTGACCGTGCTGTGGGAGCGCGGTGTTGACAGCCCTGAAGAGTTCTTCCACCGCGTAGGTTTCTCTGACGTTGGAACCACCCAATACGGTGAAACCATCGGAGAGATTAAGTTCTAA
- the ddaH gene encoding dimethylargininase, whose product MFTPRRLLAAGLSALAVAFIAQDVTVLAFFIGKGLDENIMWQAGAFFFTASTILFFLIALAGLLGFLAKRRYSWVVGLVASAIAAITGMFIQVGIQGVGMSPEVVAVVYGSLLNDNLIFLIAGSVASVTAGTAIWRAVLARTKSDQPTKVALVRAPAANLAEGLITHIKRKKVDVDLANDQWDGYVAALNAAGWLTIEVEPRDDLADSVFIEDTVVMLGKIAVLTNPGADSRKPEIIGTEATLNELGVKIERIVSPGALDGGDVLKVGKTVYVGRGGRTNGEGIRQLRAIAAQQGYTVVAVPVTKALHLKTAVTALPDGTVIGYPPLVDDPRVFDRFLPVPEAHGTAVVVLAPDTVLMSSSAPKSAELFRELGYRVITVDISEFEKLEGCVTCLSVRMR is encoded by the coding sequence ATGTTTACTCCACGTCGCCTTCTTGCCGCCGGATTATCAGCGCTCGCTGTAGCCTTCATTGCTCAAGATGTCACCGTCTTGGCATTTTTCATCGGCAAGGGTCTTGATGAAAACATCATGTGGCAGGCGGGAGCTTTCTTCTTCACTGCCAGCACCATCCTGTTCTTCCTCATCGCATTGGCCGGCTTATTGGGTTTCCTCGCGAAGCGTCGTTACTCCTGGGTCGTTGGACTGGTTGCCTCTGCAATTGCTGCCATTACGGGCATGTTCATTCAGGTTGGTATTCAGGGTGTGGGCATGAGCCCTGAAGTGGTTGCAGTTGTCTACGGTTCACTGTTGAACGACAACCTCATCTTCCTCATCGCAGGTTCGGTTGCCTCGGTAACCGCAGGTACCGCAATTTGGCGTGCAGTTCTTGCTCGCACCAAGAGTGACCAGCCCACAAAAGTTGCGCTGGTTCGTGCGCCAGCTGCAAACCTTGCAGAGGGTCTCATCACACACATCAAACGCAAAAAGGTTGATGTTGATCTGGCGAATGATCAGTGGGATGGCTATGTTGCAGCGCTGAACGCTGCAGGCTGGCTCACCATTGAGGTTGAACCACGTGATGACCTAGCGGACAGTGTCTTCATCGAAGACACTGTGGTGATGCTGGGCAAGATTGCCGTTCTCACTAACCCTGGAGCCGATAGCCGCAAGCCAGAAATTATTGGCACAGAAGCAACTCTTAACGAGCTGGGCGTCAAGATAGAACGCATTGTCAGCCCAGGTGCTCTCGATGGTGGCGATGTTCTCAAGGTTGGTAAGACTGTTTATGTGGGACGTGGTGGTCGTACAAATGGAGAAGGTATTCGCCAGCTTCGTGCCATTGCAGCCCAGCAGGGTTACACCGTTGTAGCTGTTCCTGTCACCAAAGCACTGCACCTCAAGACAGCCGTGACTGCGTTGCCGGATGGCACTGTCATCGGTTACCCACCACTCGTAGATGACCCCCGTGTCTTTGACCGCTTCCTTCCCGTGCCTGAAGCACACGGCACTGCAGTTGTGGTCTTGGCACCCGACACAGTGTTGATGTCATCTTCAGCACCGAAGTCCGCGGAGCTCTTCCGTGAACTTGGTTACCGTGTCATCACAGTCGATATCTCTGAGTTCGAAAAACTTGAAGGCTGCGTCACCTGCTTGTCTGTGCGCATGCGCTAA
- the purH gene encoding bifunctional phosphoribosylaminoimidazolecarboxamide formyltransferase/IMP cyclohydrolase, producing the protein MSGPSHGPNLYTHRDVVPVRRALISVSDKTGLLELAGALSAVGVELVSTGSTAQTIRDAGHAVKDVSEVTGFPESLDGRVKTLHPSVHAGILADLRLQSHAEQLDELGIAAFDLVVVNLYPFRETVASGAEDADVIEQIDIGGPAMVRASAKNHPNVAIVVSPARYGEIIEALATGGTTLEQRRSLAAEAFAHTAAYDAAVSAWFVRDEKFPENFTVSAQRGSILRYGENSHQEAALYLEQGGHGIAQSTLLGGKEMSYNNFVDADAAVRAAYDFINPAVAIIKHANPCGIAVGRDKAVDQIASAHRLAHECDPVSAFGGVIAANRPVTLKMAEQVSEVFTEVLVAPGFEPDALTLLKTKKNLRLLQLPENFGREPQEVRQISGGFLVQDADLFDGDAKLGALLTNWQLVSGEPADPDTLVDLEFAWKACRSVKSNAILLAHNGASVGVGMGQVNRVDSCHLAVNRAGDRAAGSVAASDAFFPFADGLQVLLAAGIKAVVQPGGSVRDEEVIAAAQKAGVTMYFTGERHFFH; encoded by the coding sequence ATGAGCGGTCCTTCCCACGGTCCCAACCTGTACACACACCGCGATGTTGTCCCCGTTCGTCGTGCCCTGATATCAGTCAGCGACAAAACTGGGTTGCTTGAACTTGCAGGTGCACTGAGTGCAGTAGGTGTTGAGCTTGTCTCCACCGGTTCAACGGCACAAACCATCCGCGATGCCGGTCATGCGGTCAAAGACGTCAGTGAAGTAACCGGCTTCCCAGAATCGCTCGATGGCCGAGTCAAGACCTTGCACCCTTCGGTTCACGCCGGCATCCTTGCTGACCTTCGCCTTCAGTCTCACGCTGAACAACTCGACGAACTAGGAATCGCTGCATTTGATCTTGTGGTTGTGAACCTCTATCCCTTCCGCGAGACTGTTGCATCCGGTGCTGAAGACGCTGATGTGATTGAACAGATTGATATTGGCGGACCTGCAATGGTTCGTGCTTCGGCGAAGAACCACCCCAATGTTGCAATCGTGGTCTCACCTGCTCGGTATGGAGAAATCATCGAAGCATTGGCAACGGGTGGAACCACACTTGAACAGCGACGCTCACTGGCGGCTGAAGCTTTTGCACACACCGCTGCCTATGACGCTGCAGTGTCTGCGTGGTTTGTTCGCGATGAGAAGTTCCCAGAAAACTTTACTGTGTCAGCACAGCGCGGATCAATCCTGCGTTATGGTGAGAACTCTCACCAAGAAGCTGCTCTGTACCTAGAGCAGGGCGGCCACGGCATCGCACAGTCGACGCTGCTCGGCGGTAAAGAAATGTCCTACAACAATTTCGTGGACGCTGATGCTGCGGTGCGTGCAGCCTATGACTTCATCAACCCTGCAGTGGCCATCATCAAGCACGCAAACCCTTGCGGTATTGCTGTCGGTCGTGACAAGGCTGTGGATCAGATTGCTTCTGCTCACCGCTTGGCACACGAGTGTGATCCCGTCTCTGCATTTGGTGGCGTTATCGCGGCAAACCGTCCTGTCACTCTCAAGATGGCTGAGCAGGTCAGTGAAGTGTTCACGGAGGTACTTGTCGCTCCCGGCTTTGAACCAGACGCGCTCACTCTACTCAAGACAAAGAAGAACCTGCGCCTGTTGCAACTGCCAGAAAACTTCGGCCGTGAGCCTCAAGAGGTCCGCCAAATATCTGGGGGCTTCCTTGTGCAGGACGCTGACCTCTTCGACGGCGATGCCAAGCTCGGCGCACTTCTGACAAATTGGCAGCTGGTCTCCGGTGAACCCGCAGACCCCGATACCTTGGTCGATCTTGAGTTTGCATGGAAAGCATGTCGTTCGGTCAAGTCCAACGCCATCCTGCTTGCACACAACGGCGCATCTGTTGGCGTAGGTATGGGGCAAGTCAACCGGGTTGACTCGTGCCACCTCGCGGTCAATCGCGCAGGTGACCGTGCAGCAGGTTCTGTCGCTGCCTCCGACGCCTTCTTCCCCTTTGCTGATGGTCTCCAGGTTCTCTTGGCAGCCGGCATTAAAGCAGTAGTTCAGCCGGGTGGGTCAGTTCGTGATGAAGAAGTCATCGCTGCTGCCCAGAAGGCAGGGGTTACGATGTACTTCACCGGCGAACGCCACTTCTTCCACTAA
- the purN gene encoding phosphoribosylglycinamide formyltransferase — MLKLVVLISGSGSNLRALLDAASDDSYPAEIVAVGADNAASGLAHAVEFGVPTFVVAPQEYANREAWGQALAAAISEHQPDLVVCAGFMRILPAGFVGLFSPQLINMHPALLPLYPGAHAVRDALADGATVTGATVHIVDEGVDTGPVIEQVQVDIKADDTEDSLHERIKAVERELIVRTVKNIATENINLQELAR, encoded by the coding sequence GTGCTGAAACTCGTCGTCCTGATCTCGGGGTCAGGTTCTAATTTGCGTGCTCTTCTTGATGCCGCAAGCGACGACTCTTACCCTGCTGAGATTGTTGCAGTTGGGGCCGATAATGCTGCAAGCGGTTTAGCTCACGCTGTTGAGTTTGGTGTGCCCACCTTTGTTGTTGCTCCGCAAGAATACGCAAATCGCGAAGCATGGGGACAAGCTCTCGCCGCAGCCATTTCTGAGCATCAACCAGATTTGGTTGTGTGCGCTGGATTTATGCGAATCCTTCCCGCGGGATTTGTGGGGCTGTTCTCGCCCCAACTGATCAACATGCATCCAGCCCTTCTACCCTTGTATCCAGGAGCGCATGCAGTGCGTGATGCACTGGCTGATGGGGCAACAGTTACCGGCGCTACTGTGCACATTGTGGATGAAGGTGTCGACACAGGTCCAGTTATTGAGCAAGTTCAGGTGGATATCAAAGCTGATGACACTGAAGATTCATTACATGAACGTATCAAAGCGGTGGAACGAGAACTCATTGTTCGCACCGTGAAAAACATTGCCACCGAAAACATCAACCTTCAGGAGTTAGCACGCTGA
- a CDS encoding DUF6350 family protein yields MNRTLIALLAALEAFIALAIGVGISLVPLSLMWAVQFDSGVSWDVFYRASADIWLVGHGVDLKMTLDPALAAAVNLPGGDKPFLISIAPLSFSLLTILLGVRLGRKSFESGARFVGPLSAVATFGFFTILIALSAVHVNATPVMWMAVSFPTAIFALGVFIGARGEVGHSGGRAERVQQKVVGWATGLSSQVKAVLSASLRGGLMTAALVIGASAVALSVLIIANFASILGIYEGLQGGGGGSLILTAAQLMFMPNFVMWVVSWFIGTGFALGTGSSVSPVGTDLGLVPALPILGAMPTNDLAFGFLGLLVPLLAAFLAAWFIRPALLRALGTEVSFRWISLTVLGIALVAGILIGLLAWASGGAAGPGRLADVGPNALRTGGIAALEFLIAAALGMYARSGVSTAKQK; encoded by the coding sequence GTGAACCGCACCCTCATTGCTCTGCTTGCTGCCCTCGAGGCATTCATTGCGCTAGCTATTGGGGTCGGCATCTCGCTCGTTCCGCTGAGTTTGATGTGGGCAGTGCAATTTGATTCCGGTGTGAGCTGGGATGTGTTTTATCGCGCGTCCGCAGATATTTGGCTGGTCGGTCACGGTGTCGATCTGAAAATGACCTTGGACCCAGCTCTGGCTGCTGCAGTTAACCTTCCAGGTGGCGACAAGCCCTTCCTCATCTCCATTGCACCACTGAGTTTTTCTTTGCTCACCATCCTGCTTGGCGTTCGACTGGGTCGAAAGTCTTTTGAATCAGGAGCTCGCTTTGTGGGGCCGCTCTCAGCGGTGGCAACCTTCGGCTTCTTCACAATCCTCATCGCCCTCTCTGCTGTTCACGTCAATGCCACTCCAGTGATGTGGATGGCAGTCTCTTTCCCCACAGCTATCTTCGCTTTGGGAGTTTTCATTGGCGCTCGAGGAGAAGTCGGTCACTCGGGAGGCCGTGCTGAGCGCGTGCAACAAAAAGTGGTGGGTTGGGCAACCGGGCTTTCTTCACAAGTCAAAGCCGTGCTTTCAGCTTCATTGCGCGGAGGTCTGATGACGGCCGCACTCGTCATTGGCGCCTCAGCAGTTGCGCTATCTGTATTGATCATCGCGAACTTCGCCAGCATTTTGGGCATTTATGAAGGCTTGCAAGGAGGCGGTGGCGGAAGCCTCATCCTTACGGCAGCCCAATTGATGTTTATGCCCAACTTTGTGATGTGGGTAGTCTCGTGGTTCATTGGCACCGGCTTCGCTCTCGGCACCGGTTCCTCTGTTTCTCCAGTTGGAACAGATCTGGGTCTTGTTCCCGCTTTGCCCATTCTGGGAGCTATGCCCACCAATGATTTAGCCTTTGGATTCCTCGGGCTTTTGGTTCCGTTGCTGGCTGCATTCCTAGCGGCGTGGTTTATTCGACCAGCATTACTGCGAGCTCTCGGCACGGAGGTGTCGTTCCGCTGGATTTCACTAACCGTGCTGGGTATCGCGCTCGTTGCAGGAATCCTCATCGGTTTGTTGGCATGGGCCAGTGGTGGTGCTGCCGGTCCGGGTCGATTGGCAGATGTGGGACCAAATGCATTGCGCACTGGCGGTATTGCTGCACTCGAGTTCCTTATCGCCGCCGCACTTGGAATGTATGCGCGTTCGGGTGTTTCGACAGCAAAGCAAAAGTAA
- the sucD gene encoding succinate--CoA ligase subunit alpha → MSIFLNKDSKVIVQGITGGEGSKHTARMLAAGTQVVGGVNARKAGTTVTHGDVELPVFATVAEAMAATGADVSIAFVPPAFSKDAVIEAIDAEIPLLVVITEGIPVQDSAEFWAYAKEKGGKTRIIGPNCPGIITPGEALVGITPANITGKGPIGLVSKSGTLTYQMMFELRDLGFSTAIGIGGDPIIGTTHIDALAAFEADPETKAIVMIGEIGGDAEERAADFIKANVTKPVVGYVAGFTAPEGKTMGHAGAIVSGSAGTAQAKKEALEAAGVKVGKTPSEAARLMREIMQNL, encoded by the coding sequence ATGTCAATCTTTCTGAACAAAGACTCCAAAGTCATCGTGCAGGGCATCACCGGTGGTGAAGGCTCCAAGCACACCGCCCGCATGCTCGCTGCGGGAACCCAGGTAGTTGGTGGTGTAAACGCTCGCAAGGCGGGCACCACTGTTACTCACGGTGATGTTGAGCTCCCCGTCTTTGCAACTGTTGCTGAAGCAATGGCTGCCACCGGCGCAGATGTCTCAATCGCATTCGTTCCTCCTGCATTCTCCAAGGATGCAGTGATCGAAGCTATCGACGCAGAGATTCCCCTGCTCGTTGTCATTACTGAGGGCATCCCCGTTCAGGACTCTGCAGAGTTCTGGGCATATGCCAAGGAAAAGGGCGGCAAGACCCGCATCATTGGCCCCAACTGCCCCGGCATCATCACCCCAGGTGAAGCACTCGTAGGAATTACTCCAGCGAACATCACCGGCAAGGGCCCCATCGGTCTGGTTTCCAAGTCTGGAACCCTGACCTACCAGATGATGTTCGAACTGCGCGATCTCGGATTCTCAACCGCTATCGGTATTGGTGGAGACCCCATCATCGGCACCACCCACATCGATGCACTCGCTGCATTCGAGGCCGATCCAGAGACCAAGGCCATCGTCATGATTGGTGAAATCGGTGGTGACGCTGAAGAGCGTGCCGCAGACTTCATTAAGGCGAATGTAACTAAGCCTGTAGTTGGCTATGTTGCTGGCTTCACCGCTCCCGAAGGTAAGACCATGGGTCACGCTGGAGCAATCGTTTCTGGCTCTGCTGGAACTGCTCAGGCAAAGAAGGAAGCCCTCGAGGCTGCTGGTGTCAAGGTAGGAAAGACTCCTTCCGAGGCTGCACGTCTGATGCGTGAAATCATGCAAAACCTCTAA
- the sucC gene encoding ADP-forming succinate--CoA ligase subunit beta, with amino-acid sequence MDLYEYQARDLFESYDVPVLAGIIADTPAEARAAAEKLGGVVVVKAQVKVGGRGKAGGVKVAKTPEEAEEAAKAILGLDIKGHVVKRVMVAAGARIAQEFYFSVLLDRANRSYLSLTSYEGGMEIEQLAVERPEALARIEVNPIKGIDLEEAKKIAVAAKFPAELVDKVAPVFVKLYEVYTGEDATLVEVNPLVLTEEGDIIALDGKVSLDENAEFRHENHAALEDKAAADPLEAKAKAADLNYVKLDGEVGIIGNGAGLVMSTLDVVAYAGENHGGVKPANFLDIGGGASAEVMAAGLDVILGDAQVKSVFVNVFGGITACDAVANGIVQALATLGSAANKPLVVRLDGNNVDEGRRILAEANHPLVTLADSMDDGADKAAELAAR; translated from the coding sequence GTGGATTTATACGAATACCAAGCCAGGGACCTGTTCGAGAGTTATGACGTTCCCGTACTGGCGGGCATCATCGCAGACACCCCTGCTGAAGCACGTGCTGCAGCTGAAAAGCTCGGTGGCGTAGTTGTCGTCAAAGCTCAGGTTAAGGTCGGTGGCCGCGGTAAGGCTGGTGGCGTCAAGGTTGCCAAGACCCCTGAGGAAGCTGAAGAAGCAGCCAAGGCCATTCTTGGACTCGACATCAAGGGACACGTCGTCAAGCGCGTCATGGTCGCAGCAGGTGCTCGCATCGCTCAGGAGTTCTATTTCTCCGTGCTGCTTGACCGCGCAAACCGCTCCTACCTTTCCCTCACCTCCTACGAAGGCGGCATGGAGATTGAGCAGCTCGCTGTTGAGCGCCCTGAAGCTCTTGCTCGCATCGAAGTAAACCCCATCAAGGGCATCGACCTCGAGGAAGCTAAGAAGATTGCTGTGGCAGCAAAGTTCCCAGCAGAGCTTGTGGACAAGGTTGCTCCTGTCTTCGTCAAGCTCTATGAGGTCTACACCGGTGAAGACGCTACCCTCGTTGAGGTGAACCCACTGGTTCTCACCGAAGAAGGCGACATCATTGCTCTCGACGGTAAGGTCTCGCTAGATGAGAATGCAGAGTTCCGTCACGAGAACCACGCAGCCCTTGAAGACAAGGCAGCTGCTGACCCTCTTGAGGCAAAGGCGAAGGCAGCAGACCTCAACTACGTCAAGCTTGATGGAGAGGTGGGCATCATCGGTAACGGTGCGGGTCTCGTCATGAGCACCCTCGACGTTGTTGCCTACGCTGGTGAAAACCACGGTGGTGTCAAGCCCGCGAACTTCCTCGACATCGGTGGTGGAGCTTCTGCTGAAGTGATGGCGGCTGGTCTCGACGTGATCCTCGGTGACGCCCAGGTCAAGAGCGTTTTCGTCAACGTCTTCGGTGGTATCACCGCCTGTGACGCTGTGGCGAACGGTATCGTCCAGGCACTGGCAACCCTTGGTTCCGCTGCTAACAAGCCTCTCGTTGTTCGCCTTGACGGCAACAACGTCGACGAGGGTCGTCGTATCCTCGCCGAGGCTAACCACCCACTCGTAACCCTCGCAGACAGCATGGATGACGGCGCCGACAAGGCCGCTGAACTCGCTGCCCGCTAA
- a CDS encoding VIT1/CCC1 transporter family protein, whose product MAEPTLEHGFEPHDAASNSKLNWLRAGVLGANDGIVSIAALVVGVAAATSDPAVIFLTGIAALAAGAISMALGEYVSVSSQRDSEKAWVNKERRELEMFPEEELEELVALYEAKGLKPETARQVAVEMTEVDALKTHLDVELGIDQDELTNPLHAAISSAIAFTVGALLPLLAVLLTPEPFKIAATVAASLLALALTGGIGAYIGGAPVPRAILRVTIGGALALAVTYFIGSLLGGGAAI is encoded by the coding sequence ATGGCTGAACCAACTCTTGAACACGGATTTGAACCTCACGACGCTGCATCCAACAGCAAACTGAACTGGCTTCGAGCCGGAGTTCTCGGCGCAAACGATGGCATTGTCTCCATTGCTGCACTGGTTGTTGGTGTTGCGGCCGCCACCAGCGATCCCGCAGTGATTTTCCTTACCGGTATTGCTGCCCTTGCTGCCGGAGCTATCTCGATGGCGTTGGGAGAATATGTTTCTGTTTCTAGCCAACGAGATTCTGAGAAGGCGTGGGTCAATAAGGAACGCCGTGAACTGGAAATGTTCCCCGAGGAAGAACTCGAAGAACTCGTTGCGCTCTATGAGGCCAAGGGCCTCAAGCCAGAGACAGCTCGTCAGGTTGCTGTTGAAATGACCGAGGTGGATGCTCTCAAGACCCACCTCGACGTTGAGCTGGGAATTGACCAAGACGAACTCACTAACCCGCTCCACGCGGCTATTTCTTCTGCGATTGCATTCACCGTTGGAGCCCTTCTTCCGCTGTTAGCTGTCTTACTCACCCCAGAGCCTTTCAAGATTGCCGCTACAGTGGCAGCGTCTCTCTTGGCGCTGGCACTGACCGGCGGAATTGGTGCCTACATCGGAGGCGCACCTGTTCCTCGCGCAATTCTGCGCGTGACTATCGGTGGGGCGCTTGCACTTGCAGTGACCTACTTCATCGGTTCGCTTTTAGGCGGTGGCGCAGCAATCTAA